In Mycoplasmopsis meleagridis, the genomic stretch AAACAATTAAAAATGCAAATCAAATTCCTAATTATTTAGATACAAATTTAGGAGTTTATGGGAATTTTGATAGTATCAATTTGGTTAAAAAATATAAAAAAGAAGATGGTTCCTATGGCTATAAAACTTACTATCTAAATGGTCAAGAAAATGGATTAAACTATAGCTTATTAACTGCTTTTATGGAAAAAAATAATTTAACTATTGCTACTAGTTTTATCAAAACAAATGGTGATGGTTGAGTAAAATATGACGATAATGAAGCTTATATTCCTTTTAAATTTTGATCAATTAGAGATGATTTAAATCAATTAGTTATTAAGTCTAATTCCGTTGAACCTTTGATTAAAGAAGGCGAAAAAATTATTATTGACTTAGATATAGTTAAAAAAGGTTTTGTTCAAACTGATTTACTATATCGTCTTTTTCCTCTTATTCAAAAAGCTTTAGATGATGTTAATTTTACAAGTGTTTTAACTACTGCAAAGATTAATAATTCTACTGTTTTTAAATTTTTATCGCAACTTATTTATTATGCATCGCATGATAGTTACGGTAACTTGTTAAATTTGATTTTTAATAATTTTATCGACAAGATAAAGAACGAAGTTATTAAACAAGGTGATGATGAAAAACAAAAAGCTTATCTAATAGAACAAATTAATAATCTATTTATTACTTTTGACAAATTAAATGGTGTAGAAAAAGATAATTTATTATTAGTAACTAAATTTGTTAATTTATTTAAAAAACCTACTGATTTATTTGATTTAATCAAAAATATAGCAAGTGTTATTGACACTAAAACTTTTTCTTCCTTATGAAAAGAATGATATGACAATTCTACTAATATTAGTGATACTTATAAACCGCAACTAACTGTTGCTACATTAATTAACATGTTTATAAAATCCATTGATCCTAATGGAATGCAACAAATCCTAACTAACTTAATTGATAAAATCAATTTTAAATTATTATTAAGTACTGAAAAAGATTCATTAATTAGTCTTATTTTTAGAGATAAAAATATATTAAATATTCTTTACTCAATTATTCCTAAAATTGATGCTAATAAAGATGGCAACTTTACTAACGTTAGTGAAGGATTAAAATCATTTATTAAAGCTTTTGATTTTAATTATTTTAAAAGTAATTTTTCATCTACTATTCAAACTAACAATATCGATTATGTAGTAAATAATAATTCCTTAACAAATAGCGTCATAAAACACTATAAAATAGATGAATTATCAGTAAATAAATTAATTAGATTAATAATTAAATCACAATTTCACACTACCGGATCAAGTAAAGGCTTTAAAGAAAACGTTATTAGAACGTTTAATCTCTCTTCAGCAACAACAAGACTTAATTATGATAATTCTTCTATTTGATTACCCGCTCAAGATGAAAATAAACTAAGTTTTATTGATCTTTTAAATGCAATAAGCAATTCTTCTAAAAATAATTCTTTAAATACCAATTCTGAAAATAGTGATATTCCTTCACAAATTTGACTTCTAAATAGTTTAGATGTTATAAAAAATAGCTTAGCTACAATTAAAAATGATAAATTTGAAATTAATAAAATAACTGATTCTAACTTAAAAAACTTTATTAATAATAATATTAAACCTAAGGAAAAAACAATAACTAAAAATGAAGTAATTAATTTTATTGATTCTACTAAAGATTTTATAAAACAAACAATAGGTGGAATTAATAAAGTTAGTGAACAAAGTCAAAAAACTGGGGCTGATTTATTAGCAGATTTAGATCAATTTTATGGTGGTAATTCAATTAGGATTTTACTTAAAACACTATTTAATAACTTAATTCCACTAAATAATAAAGACGATTATTTTTATGGACAAAATGCTTTTTCTATCTTTATACCATACATTAACATGTATCAAGTTAGTGACGCTAATAAAGAAGAAAGCGATAAATTTGTAAATGATTTTCTTAATCTTGCAGTTGATAATGAAATTTTAAAAATTGCTTCTGAAGTTAATAATAATATTAATGTTCCTTTTTCTTCTACTACTAATTACACTGTAAATAAGTTTATTTCGGATCCTACAAGCGTAACTTTGTTTAACGTTGATAATCAAGGAAAATTCATAAATTCTAAAATAGAAAAATTAGCTACTAATAATCCTAAATTTAGAAATTATTTATTAAAGCATCGTTTAGAATTGATTATCCAATTAGGCTATATTGCCCAAAGTAATAAATTTGCTAATAATTTTACTGATGATGCAACAAAATCAGCATACTATATAGCAATAAGCTCTTTTGTTAAGAACTATTTAATGAGCAATAGTTTTTTTAACATTAGAAATAACGCAATTGGAATATTAAGTTATATTGATAAAAATTATTTACCTTTAGAAATTATCGGTATTTCTTCATCTTTACTTAATCCTGTTTTAAGAAGTCTTTTCCCTGAAGTTGCCATTTCATATATCGCCGTTGAAACTAATTCTAATAATAGTTCTCTAGTAAATGGTAATTTAGCCTATTTTGTTAGCGATAAAATTAATAACTTAGAACTTTTAGGCATGAACAATAGTTCTTCTAGTGAATTATTGGAACAATATTTAAATTACAATAATTCTACAAATTTTGTTGTAAATGAAATTACAGGTAATGCAGATAACGATGAAGAAATTAAAATTGACGGTTTATGATTTAAAACTATTAAATCATTTAATGCTCCTTCCTCATTTGGAATTAATTTAATCGATTTACAATATGATGCTTTAAGTAGTGTATTAGGAGAACAAGATCTAAAAGTAGCACCAATGCAACTTCCTAGATTTTATTTAGCTAAAGTTAATTTTGCCTATTTATCTGCTAATAAGAAAAAAATTTATGACGGAGAAATTCCTACAGATAAGCCTTTTTTAAAGACTGAAACAGATAATTTTATAAATCGTTTTGATGATAGCTATATCATTAACGTTAATGGAATTAAATACATTATTGTAGGTGAAGAAACAACTGTTGATTATATGTATCCAGTTATTGATGAAAATAATTTACAAGTCGATACTAAACATCAAGCTCTAGTTTATGTTAACAACAATGGCTTTAATAGAATTAAAGATGCTTACGCAGGAAATATTATTAAAGAAAATTTATTAGTTAAAGCTCCAGAAAACGTAAATGTAGATCAACTTAAAAGTCAAATTATTAAAATAGTAGATAGTTCGATTGTCAATACCAATAATTTACAAAGAGTTTTTAAAAATAATGAAACTGATATTATTAATCCAGAAAGAGCTTTGAGAATTACTACTATTACTAACATAATCAAAGTTATTTTAGTAGCTACAATTGCTTTAGTTCTTCTCTTTAGCTTTTTAGTTATTGTTTCAATAATTTTCATTATTAAAAGATACATTAATAGTAAAAATAAAGTTTTAGGAATTTTAATTGCACAAGGCTATACCCCTAATCAAATTGCTTCTTCATTATTTGTTTTTGCTTTTATCACCGCTTTAATTGGCGGAATTCTAGGTTATATTGTAGGTAATAGATTGCAATTTGAAGTTTTAGATACTTTTTCAGGCTATTGAACATTACCAAAAAATACTTTAATTTTTAATCCTATTGCAGCAATTTTTACTTTTATTACTCCTTGTTTTATCATCTGTCTTATTATTTACTTAATCACTATTACAACTTTAAGAATTAAACCTCTTGATTTAATTAATGATAATAATTCAATTCCTAAACATAAATTATTTGCCATTTACACTAATAAAATTAGAAAATATAACGTTAAAACTAGATTTTCATTCATTCTTAGTTACATAGGTATTTGAAAATTAATTTCTTTTGCAATAAGTATTATTTTGGTAACAACTGCTTCTTTATTTGGTGTTACTAATCGTGGCGTTTTTAACGATACAATTAATCTTACTTACCAAAATAGAAATTATAAATATAAGATGAATTTACAAACTCCTACTGCTGAGGCTGGTTTAATTAAAGGTTATGATAATAGTAATTTGAAAGATTTGATTTATACCCCTATAGGTACTGCAGCAGAAATTCAAACTACTTTATATAATTTTGTTGCTCCAGGAATTTCGCCTGTAATAAATAACAAAAATTCTAATGGTAATCCAGGAGTTTTAGATCCCCATGTAACTTCTCAATTTTCATTAGATTTAGTTATAGCTAGCGGTTATTCTTTAAATCCATGAGATTTGGCCTACCAAAGTATGCCAGATAGTCAAAGGACTAAAATTGATTCAATAAGAGATCAAATTGGAAATGAGTTAGAGCAATCGCAAAATAATAGAATCATAGATAATAAAACATATATTTTCACTAATAGTCCTGATAATAAAAACATGATAATTTATGCTAACAAAGACAATTTAAACGATGTAAAAAATTATTTTGCCTACTATAAAGCATTTGCTGAAAAAACAGGTCATTTTGTTTACAAAAAATGAAATGGTGATAGTTATGAAACAATTAGAGTTACAACCGATTTAAGAAATGAATATAGAGACTTCATCGTAAATGGTTATGATTATATTCAAAAACAAATTGATTTAGAAACTAATAATCCTAGTTTAATAAATGATCAAAAATACATAAATGACTATTTCATAAGTTTTTCTGGTGTAGTATTTAATAAAAAAACTGATGAAAAATATACCTATATAGATACTGATAAAGGCAAAATTGATGGTTATAGAAAAGATTCTAAATTTATTTCTTTAAAGGATTTAAAAGGAAATGATCTATTGAAAGAACTTTATGACTATAAAGTAGAAAATGATATATATCCTTTAGTTATTAATGATGTTGCTAGAAAAAAACATAAATGAAGTATTGGAGAAGTAGTTACTTTTAAAATTAACAACGAAGTACATCGCTACTTGGATAAAATTACTAACTATAAAAGAAATTTAGAAGTCAAATTTAAAATTATAGGAATTAATTCTACTTATATTAACGAAGAATTAATTACAACTCAAGAAATCGCTAATAAGCTTACTGGCCTTAGCTCAATTGTGCCAAAGGAATTAAAAAACACTGATTTTATTCCTTTTAACGGTATTTTAAGTAATCAAGATAATCCCGTTCAAATCACTGGTTCTGCTTCTCTTTATTCGCCTTCAAATTACTGACCAATTATTACTTCTTTTGAAGCAAACGAAAGTAATGCTAAAGATATTTATAACCAATTATTTAATGTAGAAAACGGCTTATTTATACATAATTTAGTAAATAATGGTTTTTCTCTAAATGATGCTCAAAAACAATTAGCTATTTTTCTAGATTCTTCAATGAATTTAGCTAATGCTAATGCTGAAAAAGCCTATAATAACGGTTTAGAAAGTCCTAGAGAATTAATTAATAAATTTGCTAATATTTACAATAATTCACTTTATACTTTACTTTCTTCTTCGCTAGATGCTAAAGATATTGAAGTAAGTTTTGTAAGTAAAATTGGTACAACAGTTAATAATGTAACTATTGGAATTATTTGAGTAACAATTATTATTTCTTTAACTATTTTAATTATTATTTCAACTATCATAATTACAGAAAATAAACGTAACATTGCAATTTGAGCGATTTTAGGTTATAAAGAGAGCGAAAAATTAAAAATGTTTTTCTCAATATTTATACCTTTTATCGTATTAGCTATTATTATTTCTATTCCCACAACACTACTTTTAATTTATCTATTCAATATCTTTATGCTTCAAGCAGGATCTATTGTGCTGATGATATCGCTTTCATTTCCACAGATAATAAGTGTTGTTTTAGCTGTTTTTGCAATTTTTATCTGTACAGCGCTCTTAACGTGATATTCAATTGGTAAAATCAAACCTATTCAGCTTTTAAAGGATTAAGAAAATGAAATTATTTAATAAAAATGATTCAGAAAAAAATGTTAATAAAAGTAAAACTATCAATGAATTAGAAAACGCAGTTAAATTAATTATTCCTGAAAAATTGAAGCAAATTAAAGTAACAACTAAAAATGTTGTTAAATATCTAGATAAAATTGATGATAAAAAGAAAAATGTTGTTGTTCCTAGAAAAATAGCTAAGTCATTAGATAAATTAGCAAATAAAAAACATCCAAAAGACGAAAATAGTAAATTAATTAATACTAAGGATTATATTTTAGAAATTAGAAATGCTACTAAATATTATGTCACTGGTAATGTTATTAATAAAGTTTTAGATAATGTAAGTTTAGACATTAAAAAAGGTGAATTATTACTTATTTTTGGTGTTTCTGGAGGCGGTAAATCTACTTTACTTAACATTATTTCTGGTTTATATAGACCAAATAGTGGGGATGTTATTGTTTGCAACCATAATTTGCCTTATTTAAGTAACCATAATTTGACTATTTTTAGAAGAGATCACGTTAGCTTTATTTTTCAAAGTTATAACCTATTAGATAATTTAAATGCCTATGATAATGCTGAATCGGGAGCTTATTTACAAAAAGATTTATCTAAAAAAATTGATATAAAAGAACTTTTTGAAAAATTTGACCTCACTGAACAAATGTATAAATTTCCGACCCAAATGTCAGGAGGACAACAGCAGCGTGTTTCTATAATTAGAGCTTTAGCTAAAAATGCAGATATTGTTTTTGCAGATGAACCTACTGGTGCTTTAGATCCTTCAACTACTAACATTGTTTTAAATACTTTATATGAAATAAATAAAAAATATGGCACAACTGTAATTATGGTTAGTCATGATTCAAGAATTAAACCAATGGCGGATAGAATTATCACCATTGCCAATGGTAAAATTGAAAACATTCATATAAATGAAAAATCTTTAGATCCAAAAGATTTCTATAATTATGATTAAAATAAAAAACGAATTAGACTAATAAAACAAACTAATTCGTTTTTTTATTCATTCTCTTTTTTGGAATTTTCCTTATTTTCTTCTTCCTTGTAATCTTTAGAATTTAAATCTTTTTCTTGTTCGTATTTTTCTTTTAATTTAGCAATTAATTTTTCTTCATCTTCGTCTAAAACATTCATATTAGCATACTTAGTAGGCATTTTTTTAAATAACATTTTGATCCATCTTCTTAAATAAATTTCACTACCATTTTGTTTTTTAAAAATTTTATTTAAGGCAATTAGTTGAAAAATTAAAGCTATAACTATATAAATTCCTATTATTGAAATAATTAAAAAAATGATAAAAATGGTTAAAACAACGGCAAATTGATTATTATTACCATTAACTAAACCAACTAAACCTGTAATGACAATAAAAATAGAAAAAATAGTTAATAGAATCGAAGCATTAATTAGTGTAAACAATTTGCCTCTAAAAAAAGTTATATTATTAGTAAAAACTTCTTTTCATGCTTTTATTCTTTCGTTAAGAGAACTAGTATCCCTATTAATCATAGGTAACTCCTTTCAAATCCCTTACATAAGTAATGAATTCTTTATAAATACGATTTAAGTCAGGTTTGTTATTAATTTTATATTTTTTTAATAAGGCTCATGACGAAAAAACGTTATAAGCTTCAATATCACTTATTTCTTGACTATTTAAATTGTAAAAAGGCATAAAATTAGTAATTTTTTCTGGATAATATTTAGCTAATAGTTTTAAAAAATTAGTCGCTAAAAAACTGCTAGGAAAATTTTTAGCATCAATTGAGCCTATCATTACTAATTTTAAAGCCATTTCTTGATCATTAAATTTAGGTAATAAAATTCCAGGTGTATCCATAAAATAATAATTACCAACGCTAATTCATTTTTGACTTCTAGTTACTCCAGGCATATTAGCAACAGCTAATTTTTTCTTTTGAGCAATTAAATTTATTAATGTACTTTTACCAGTATTTGGAATACCTAAAACAAAAATTTTTATTTTGGAAATTAGAAAACCTTTTTGTTGTTGATTTAAAATTTTTTCTCTGCTCATTTCTTTAAGAGCACTAAGAATTTTATTTCTACTAGTAGTTTTTCTTAAATCTAATCACAATAATTTATCAGTAGAAAATCTTTTAGCAATTTGTTCTTTCTTATTTATGTCCATTAAATCACTTTTAGTGATTATAAAAAGACGTTTTTTATGTGGCGAAAGTAAATCAAAATCTTCATTATAAGAACTAATAGGACAGCGAGCATCTAAAATAATTATTAAAATATCGGCAATAGAAATTTTTTCTTTAATTTCTCTAATTGCTTTAGCCATATGGCCTGGATATCAATTGATTAAAATATCGTTTTTTTGCATTAATTTGATCCTTTATCCATTTCTAGTTCTAATTTTTCTTTTTCTAAAGAAGCAATTCTATTATTCATTTCTTTTTTCATTTCCTCATAACGTTTCAATAGAATTTCATTTTGATGATCAAGTTCTGCATAAATTTCAGCTAATTTATCAATAAATTGGTCCACTTCGCTCATTGAATAACCATTAAATTCGTTGCTAAATTTAGTTTTAGAAATTAATTCGTTAAACTTATTTTTCATTTTCTAATTCCTTTGTATAAAAATAACTTAAAAATATTCCGCTTGCTACTGCTACATTTAAACTTTCAAATTTAATAGGGATATAAAT encodes the following:
- a CDS encoding ABC transporter permease, coding for MWRLFKEVFKSLSKNKVMVIGLSILVFLTAAIFTLLTSVRNSMSRSFNNYKEVSRLHDISVDLNINANGSAYNNGYYVNGESSYDLSKKPFSQQTYTPIEYKINYDASFNNEGFKKWRKQLNQINNNELDSLIKKYQDNNNHNELSGQNITSEYVNISLIKNSDLNKLGNKYYFKKDDIVSLYVLNTNNENVKWDLTNIEDPYVKFNQNTYKIALYEKDKNNNFVRAHQQNNLDLNTSLTFDKNYLIGDLLRLTSDNNREIVSQISPIFVNVVTKEATLDYSKGINWINEQQGYRINVDQIAKYFDFKKDPNDDLNYILDSNKNLNEFVNINNNQKLNEQLTLKKVFNSSLFIDENKTISQDLNYTFKEQKYNIPQEWINSIRINTSFLRLNYYTSFVDKIIYTTTEKETDENGKEKIVSRDISAKDLWSGSYKTYMLDLLADKEKNKNLLNNLEIFSYWYKKQVETGYKYENINGKWTLSKTPFYTKESESQINPNFNFLDTNIVKLYTYDNRKLPIDDNSRNIYKIDLNQALTIKEIEKKNNPSLNQEILNNDTEFYNSISDQSIRDKRFKIIQDNALRLTKENIINKVTNLVGKENIGLRKTITVDSVSDSGEKNVFHFIDAGDRENKVDGVELNVGKLYNEQFSPSKLLTLTNKSDLFNNYQIPPNIASLIIQNNLTNQFNDPDYVQPIIQYLNIEYTNPLTKNKSFLTNQKVVWLNSYVKDQKTIKNANQIPNYLDTNLGVYGNFDSINLVKKYKKEDGSYGYKTYYLNGQENGLNYSLLTAFMEKNNLTIATSFIKTNGDGWVKYDDNEAYIPFKFWSIRDDLNQLVIKSNSVEPLIKEGEKIIIDLDIVKKGFVQTDLLYRLFPLIQKALDDVNFTSVLTTAKINNSTVFKFLSQLIYYASHDSYGNLLNLIFNNFIDKIKNEVIKQGDDEKQKAYLIEQINNLFITFDKLNGVEKDNLLLVTKFVNLFKKPTDLFDLIKNIASVIDTKTFSSLWKEWYDNSTNISDTYKPQLTVATLINMFIKSIDPNGMQQILTNLIDKINFKLLLSTEKDSLISLIFRDKNILNILYSIIPKIDANKDGNFTNVSEGLKSFIKAFDFNYFKSNFSSTIQTNNIDYVVNNNSLTNSVIKHYKIDELSVNKLIRLIIKSQFHTTGSSKGFKENVIRTFNLSSATTRLNYDNSSIWLPAQDENKLSFIDLLNAISNSSKNNSLNTNSENSDIPSQIWLLNSLDVIKNSLATIKNDKFEINKITDSNLKNFINNNIKPKEKTITKNEVINFIDSTKDFIKQTIGGINKVSEQSQKTGADLLADLDQFYGGNSIRILLKTLFNNLIPLNNKDDYFYGQNAFSIFIPYINMYQVSDANKEESDKFVNDFLNLAVDNEILKIASEVNNNINVPFSSTTNYTVNKFISDPTSVTLFNVDNQGKFINSKIEKLATNNPKFRNYLLKHRLELIIQLGYIAQSNKFANNFTDDATKSAYYIAISSFVKNYLMSNSFFNIRNNAIGILSYIDKNYLPLEIIGISSSLLNPVLRSLFPEVAISYIAVETNSNNSSLVNGNLAYFVSDKINNLELLGMNNSSSSELLEQYLNYNNSTNFVVNEITGNADNDEEIKIDGLWFKTIKSFNAPSSFGINLIDLQYDALSSVLGEQDLKVAPMQLPRFYLAKVNFAYLSANKKKIYDGEIPTDKPFLKTETDNFINRFDDSYIINVNGIKYIIVGEETTVDYMYPVIDENNLQVDTKHQALVYVNNNGFNRIKDAYAGNIIKENLLVKAPENVNVDQLKSQIIKIVDSSIVNTNNLQRVFKNNETDIINPERALRITTITNIIKVILVATIALVLLFSFLVIVSIIFIIKRYINSKNKVLGILIAQGYTPNQIASSLFVFAFITALIGGILGYIVGNRLQFEVLDTFSGYWTLPKNTLIFNPIAAIFTFITPCFIICLIIYLITITTLRIKPLDLINDNNSIPKHKLFAIYTNKIRKYNVKTRFSFILSYIGIWKLISFAISIILVTTASLFGVTNRGVFNDTINLTYQNRNYKYKMNLQTPTAEAGLIKGYDNSNLKDLIYTPIGTAAEIQTTLYNFVAPGISPVINNKNSNGNPGVLDPHVTSQFSLDLVIASGYSLNPWDLAYQSMPDSQRTKIDSIRDQIGNELEQSQNNRIIDNKTYIFTNSPDNKNMIIYANKDNLNDVKNYFAYYKAFAEKTGHFVYKKWNGDSYETIRVTTDLRNEYRDFIVNGYDYIQKQIDLETNNPSLINDQKYINDYFISFSGVVFNKKTDEKYTYIDTDKGKIDGYRKDSKFISLKDLKGNDLLKELYDYKVENDIYPLVINDVARKKHKWSIGEVVTFKINNEVHRYLDKITNYKRNLEVKFKIIGINSTYINEELITTQEIANKLTGLSSIVPKELKNTDFIPFNGILSNQDNPVQITGSASLYSPSNYWPIITSFEANESNAKDIYNQLFNVENGLFIHNLVNNGFSLNDAQKQLAIFLDSSMNLANANAEKAYNNGLESPRELINKFANIYNNSLYTLLSSSLDAKDIEVSFVSKIGTTVNNVTIGIIWVTIIISLTILIIISTIIITENKRNIAIWAILGYKESEKLKMFFSIFIPFIVLAIIISIPTTLLLIYLFNIFMLQAGSIVLMISLSFPQIISVVLAVFAIFICTALLTWYSIGKIKPIQLLKD
- the ylqF gene encoding ribosome biogenesis GTPase YlqF; protein product: MQKNDILINWYPGHMAKAIREIKEKISIADILIIILDARCPISSYNEDFDLLSPHKKRLFIITKSDLMDINKKEQIAKRFSTDKLLWLDLRKTTSRNKILSALKEMSREKILNQQQKGFLISKIKIFVLGIPNTGKSTLINLIAQKKKLAVANMPGVTRSQKWISVGNYYFMDTPGILLPKFNDQEMALKLVMIGSIDAKNFPSSFLATNFLKLLAKYYPEKITNFMPFYNLNSQEISDIEAYNVFSSWALLKKYKINNKPDLNRIYKEFITYVRDLKGVTYD
- a CDS encoding MAG0865 family DivIVA-related protein, whose protein sequence is MKNKFNELISKTKFSNEFNGYSMSEVDQFIDKLAEIYAELDHQNEILLKRYEEMKKEMNNRIASLEKEKLELEMDKGSN
- a CDS encoding ABC transporter ATP-binding protein; translation: MKLFNKNDSEKNVNKSKTINELENAVKLIIPEKLKQIKVTTKNVVKYLDKIDDKKKNVVVPRKIAKSLDKLANKKHPKDENSKLINTKDYILEIRNATKYYVTGNVINKVLDNVSLDIKKGELLLIFGVSGGGKSTLLNIISGLYRPNSGDVIVCNHNLPYLSNHNLTIFRRDHVSFIFQSYNLLDNLNAYDNAESGAYLQKDLSKKIDIKELFEKFDLTEQMYKFPTQMSGGQQQRVSIIRALAKNADIVFADEPTGALDPSTTNIVLNTLYEINKKYGTTVIMVSHDSRIKPMADRIITIANGKIENIHINEKSLDPKDFYNYD